Proteins from a genomic interval of Neodiprion lecontei isolate iyNeoLeco1 chromosome 2, iyNeoLeco1.1, whole genome shotgun sequence:
- the LOC107224257 gene encoding uncharacterized protein LOC107224257 isoform X3 produces MPYILVRGNLASYSHRYPWRVLVSGLKAADIEQLTRFASGGYCDDSTIVYLQHPCVVLTALEVLGYKVVASSSTSVKQDYNEYMWTMRKDFAEPEPEPPIKTGKPIWHITAKNILAHLRRYHQFDRHSLKWSLSVGSGLQLNKII; encoded by the exons ATGCCATACATTCTGGTTAGGGGTAACCTTGCTTCGTATAGTCACAGGTATCCCTGGAGAGTCCTTGTCTCAGGTCTTAAAG CTGCTGACATAGAACAGTTGACTCGGTTTGCTTCTGGAGGGTACTGTGACGACTCCACTATCGTTTACCTACAACATCCCTGCGTCGTTTTAACTGCATTAGAAGTACTTGGTTACAAAGTTGTCGCATCCTCAAGTACCAGTGTCAAACAGGACTACAATGAGTACATGTGGACTATGAGAAAGGATTTTGCTGAGCCTGAACCTGAGCCACCAATTAAAACTG GGAAACCAATATGGCACATCACAGCAAAGAACATTCTTGCTCATCTGAGGAGGTATCATCAATTCGACAGACATTCGCTCAAATGGAGTTTGAGCGTGGGATCTGGTTTGCAG CTCAACAAGATTATATAA
- the LOC107224257 gene encoding uncharacterized protein LOC107224257 isoform X2, producing MPYILVRGNLASYSHRYPWRVLVSGLKAADIEQLTRFASGGYCDDSTIVYLQHPCVVLTALEVLGYKVVASSSTSVKQDYNEYMWTMRKDFAEPEPEPPIKTVSGKPIWHITAKNILAHLRRYHQFDRHSLKWSLSVGSGLQLNKII from the exons ATGCCATACATTCTGGTTAGGGGTAACCTTGCTTCGTATAGTCACAGGTATCCCTGGAGAGTCCTTGTCTCAGGTCTTAAAG CTGCTGACATAGAACAGTTGACTCGGTTTGCTTCTGGAGGGTACTGTGACGACTCCACTATCGTTTACCTACAACATCCCTGCGTCGTTTTAACTGCATTAGAAGTACTTGGTTACAAAGTTGTCGCATCCTCAAGTACCAGTGTCAAACAGGACTACAATGAGTACATGTGGACTATGAGAAAGGATTTTGCTGAGCCTGAACCTGAGCCACCAATTAAAACTG TTTCAGGGAAACCAATATGGCACATCACAGCAAAGAACATTCTTGCTCATCTGAGGAGGTATCATCAATTCGACAGACATTCGCTCAAATGGAGTTTGAGCGTGGGATCTGGTTTGCAG CTCAACAAGATTATATAA
- the LOC107224256 gene encoding uncharacterized protein LOC107224256: protein MVKKRSIVWNYYNKKVDGAQVIAFCKFCDQSYIQNATRMERHMERCPKCPEDVRQQFIQVAHSKKNKGTIQSIKKTDVWSSQEASAQFEQSNITDTELDNLDDWGYKQQIYTDVSSNNVPPNIELVMQTGTQWANRDGDIQSNESSSNAGTNREWDGNRDVTEAASGAGSQERGTTGQERKTYGSKRISPCSLITRHSPGYFSLQNKIYQEQLLEKRAARRTAELELRRKTLELERFQWEYERDKAHSELRWAHETRMMQLKEERERQIIDQSRSRLPHVI from the exons ATGGTGAAAAAACGAAGTATTGTGTGGAACTATTATAACAAAAAGGTAGACGGAGCGCAGGTGATTGCATTTTGCAAGTTCTGTGATCAATCTTACATTCAAAATGCAACACGGATGGAACGGCACATGGAGCGTTGCCCGAAATGCCCCGAGGATGTAAGGCAACAGTTTATCCAAGTTGCACACAGTAAAAAGAATAAAGGTACTATCCAGAGCATCAAAAAGACTGATGTGTGGTCTAGTCAGGAAGCTTCAGCTCAATTTGAACAAAGTAATATCACAGATACTGAGCTTGACAATTTAGATGACTGGGGATACAAACAGCAAATTTATACTGACGTCTCAAGCAACAATGTTCCACCAAATATTGAACTTGTGATGCAAACTGGAACGCAATGGGCCAATAGAGATGGTGATATACAAAGTAATGAGTCTAGTAGCAATGCTGGAACCAACAGGGAATGGGATGGAAATCGCGATGTGACGGAAGCTGCTTCTGGGG CTGGATCACAAGAACGCGGAACCACCGgtcaagaaagaaaaacctACGGCTCAAAAAGGATTTCTCCATGTTCATTAATCACAAGGCATTCTCCGGGGTACTTTTCActgcaaaataaaatttaccaaGAACAGTTACTGGAGAAAAGAGCTGCTAGACGCACTGCTGAATTGGAACTCAGGCGCAAAACTTTGGAACTAGAAAGATTTCAGTGGGAATACGAAAGAGATAAAGCTCACAGTGAACTACGCTGGGCTCATGAAACTCGGATGATGCAACTCAAGGAAGAACGTGAACGACAAATCATCGATCAGAGTAGAAGTAGACTGCCTCATGTTATATGA